In Cotesia glomerata isolate CgM1 linkage group LG1, MPM_Cglom_v2.3, whole genome shotgun sequence, one genomic interval encodes:
- the LOC123275200 gene encoding tubulin beta chain-like, whose protein sequence is MREIVHIQVGQCGNQIGAKFWEVINDEHGIDATGEYRGDLDLQLERINVYYNQASGGKYVPRAILVDLEPGTMDSVRSGPYGQIFRPDNFVFGQSGAGNNWAKGHYTEGGELVDAILDVIRKESEACDCLQGFQMTHSLGGGTGSGLGTLLISKIRDNFPDRMMATFSVVPSPKVSDTVVEPYNATLATHQLIENTDQSYCIDNEALYDICFRTLKLASPSYADLNHLVSVTMSGVTTCLRFPGQLNADLRKLAVNMVPFPRLHFFMPGFAPLTARGSQPYKNYSVPELTMQMFDAKNIMAACNPRHGKYLTVAAIFRGKMSMKEVEEQMNNVQNKNSPYFVEWIPNNVKTAVCDIPPKGLKMSSTFIGNSTSIMELFKRLSEQFNAMYRRKAFVYWYTSEGMDEMEFTEAQSNMNDLVSEYQEYQDAPLYDDNDFDEDEVAE, encoded by the exons atgcgGGAAATTGTGCATATACAAGTAGGACAATGCGGAAATCAGATCGGAGCTAAg TTTTGGGAAGTGATAAACGACGAGCACGGAATAGATGCGACAGGTGAATACCGGGGCGACTTGGATCTGCAATTAGAAAGAATAAACGTGTATTACAACCAAGCAAGCGGGGGTAAATATGTTCCGCGAGCAATATTAGTCGACTTGGAACCGGGAACAATGGACTCGGTGCGTTCGGGGCCTTACGGGCAGATCTTCCGGCCGGACAATTTCGTCTTCGGGCAGTCCGGAGCGGGCAACAACTGGGCCAAGGGCCACTACACCGAAGGCGGAGAGTTAGTAGACGCAATTCTCGACGTGATAAGAAAAGAATCGGAGGCTTGTGACTGCCTCCAAGGGTTCCAGATGACCCACTCTTTAGGCGGCGGAACCGGCTCCGGTCTGGGAACGCTTTTGATTTCAAAGATCCGGGACAACTTTCCGGACCGGATGATGGCGACCTTTTCGGTGGTTCCGTCTCCGAAAGTCTCGGACACTGTCGTAGAGCCGTACAACGCGACCCTGGCCACCCACCAGTTGATCGAGAACACTGACCAGTCTTACTGCATCGACAATGAAGCTCTCTACGACATTTGCTTCCGGACTTTGAAGCTCGCCTCGCCGAGCTACGCGGATTTGAACCATTTAGTGTCTGTGACGATGTCGGGCGTGACTACTTGTCTCAGATTTCCCGGGCAGCTTAACGCAGACCTAAGAAAGCTGGCCGTTAATATGGTTCCGTTCCCCAGGCTCCACTTCTTCATGCCCGGCTTCGCGCCTCTGACGGCCCGCGGCAGCCAGCCGTACAAAAATTACTCCGTTCCGGAGCTCACTATGCAGATGTTCGACGCCAAGAACATTATGGCCGCCTGCAATCCGCGGCACGGAAAGTATCTGACCGTCGCTGCCATTTTCCGGGGGAAAATGTCCATGAAAGAAGTCGAGGAGCAGATGAATAATGTCCAGAATAAAAACAGCCCGTATTTTGTTGAATGGATTCCCAATAATGTTAAAACTGCGGTCTGCGATATTCCGCCGAAAGGACTTAAAATGTCCTCGACTTTTATTGGGAACTCGACTTCTATTATGGAACTGTTCAAGCGGCTCTCGGAACAGTTTAATGCCATGTATAGGAGGAAGGCCTTTGTTTATTGGTACACCAGCGAGGGAATGGACGAAATGGAATTCACCGAAGCTCAGTCTAATATGAATGATCTCGTTTCTGAGTATCAAGAGTATCAGGATGCTCCTctttatgatgataatgattttGACGAAGATGAAGTCGCTGAATGa